The following proteins are encoded in a genomic region of Coffea eugenioides isolate CCC68of chromosome 6, Ceug_1.0, whole genome shotgun sequence:
- the LOC113775154 gene encoding coatomer subunit delta-like, with the protein MVVLAASIISKSGKPLVSRQFVDMSRIRIEGYLAAFPKLVGIGKQHTYVETENVRYVYQPIESLYLLLVTNKQSNILEDLDTLRLLSKLVPEYSYSLDEEGICKTAFELIFAFDEAISLGHKENVTVAQVKQYCEMESHEERLHKLVLQSKINDTKDVMKRKASEIDKSKIEKNRGERGGFMPLQSMSSGRIDSGFGSDTSLPGTGGGYGSSSGFGLTTDIDSFSTKSKGRPAASATAPPKGLGMQLGKTQRTNQFLESLKAEGEVIVEDVRPTVGQSKPVAPPPTDPVTLNAEEKLNVTLKRDGGISNFDVQGTLSLQILNQDDGHIQVQVETGGNPAILFKTHPNINKELFNNENILGLKDPSRPFPTGQSGDGVSLLKWRMQSGDESLVPLSINCWPSVSGNETYVNIEYEAFSLFDLQNVVISVPLPALREAPSVRQVDGDWRFDSRNSVLEWSIVLIDNSNRSGSMEFVVPPADPASFFPISVRFTAASTFSDLKVANILPLGGGPAPKFSQRTLLTTETYQVV; encoded by the exons ATG GTGGTTTTAGCAGCTTCCATCATAAGTAAATCTGGCAAAC CATTGGTGTCAAGGCAATTTGTTGATATGTCACGCATAAGAATTGAGGGATACCTTGCAGCATTCCCAAAATTGGTTGGAATTGGGAAGCAACACACCTATGTTGAGACTGAAAATGTGCGATATGTCTACCAGCCAATTGAGTCTCTCTACTTGCTGCTTGTAACAAACAAACAGAGCAACATTCTTGAAGATTTGGATACCCTGAGGCTGCTCTCTAAACTT GTCCCTGAATATTCTTATTCCCTTGATGAAGAAGGAATTTGCAAGACAGCATTTGAGCTTATTTTTGCCTTTGATGAAGCCATCTCTCTTGGGCACAAGGAAAATGTTACTGTTGCACAAGTCAAGCAGTATTGTGAGATGGAAAGTCATGAGGAGCGATTGCACAAGTTGGTCTTGCAGAGCAAGATCAATGACACCAAGGATGTCATGAAGCGCAAAGCTAGTGAGATTGATAAAAGCAAG ATTGAAAAGAATAGAGGTGAGAGAGGAGGTTTTATGCCTTTGCAATCAATGTCATCTGGTAGAATTGATTCTGGCTTTGGAAGTGATACGAGTTTGCCTGGTACTGGAGGTGGTTATGGAagttcatctggttttggactGACCACAGATATTGATTCTTTCTCTACTAAGTCAAAAG GTCGTCCAGCTGCATCAGCTACAGCTCCACCAAAAGGCCTTGGAATGCAGCTAGGTAAAACACAAAGGACCAACCAATTTTTGGAGTCTCTTAAAGCTGAAGGTGAAGTTATTGTTGAGGATGTGAGACCCACTGTTGGTCAGTCCAAACCTGTTGCTCCACCACCAACTGATCCCGTAACATTGAATGCTGAAGAAAAGCTTAACGTGACACTGAAACGTGACGGTGGTATCAGCAACTTTGATGTTCAGGGTACCTTGTCTCTTCAAATTCTTAATCAAGATGATGGACATATCCAAGTGCAG GTTGAAACTGGAGGAAATCCAGCAATTCTTTTCAAAACACATCCTAACATTAACAAGGAGTTGTTTAACAATGAAAATATCCTTGGACTGAAAGATCCATCTCGCCCATTTCCGACTGGCCAATCTGGTGATGGTGTTAGTCTTCTGAAGTGGAGAATGCAAAGTGGAGATGAGTCTTTGGTGCCATTGTCAA TAAACTGCTGGCCTTCTGTTTCTGGGAATGAGACCTATGTGAATATCGAGTATGAAGCTTTTTCATTGTTTGATCTTCAAAATGTTGTGATCTCTGTGCCACTTCCAGCCCTAAGAGAAGCTCCTAGTGTCCGACAGGTTGATGGTGATTGGAG GTTTGattccagaaattctgttttggagtGGTCTATTGTGCTCATTGATAATTCAAACCGCAG TGGATCTATGGAATTTGTGGTTCCCCCAGCAGATCCAGCATCCTTTTTCCCAATTTCTGTGCGTTTTACTGCTGCAAGCACATTTAGTGACTTGAAG GTTGCCAATATTTTGCCACTGGGAGGTGGACCCGCTCCTAAATTTTCTCAGAGAACACTGCTAACTACAGAGACTTACCAAGTGGTTTGA
- the LOC113775473 gene encoding MACPF domain-containing protein At4g24290-like, with protein sequence MALKLSAPEAAKVAIQSIGRGYDVSVDLRLKYCKGDSQLIAIDQDQGQDVVLPGGILISDVPKSIKCDKGERTRFRSDVLTFQQMSEQFNQELSLTGKIPCGLFNAMFEFSSCWQKDAAYTKTLAFDGVFITLYTVALEKSQLVLCDHVKKEVPSSWEPAALARFIEKFGTHVIVGVKMGGRDVVYMKQQHSSSLQPADVQKRLKAMADKRFLDASGKYGTESEKAYHNEKFEVREQRLRFANSGTSSSYSHKDDIVSICKRRGGNDNKNFSHNEWLQTVQLEPDVISMSFIPVTSLLNGVRGSGFLIHAINLYLRYKPPIEELHQFLEFQLPRQWAPVFSDLPLGPQRRQQSTASLQFSLMGPKLYVNTALVDVGKRPVTGLRLFLEGKRSNRLAIHLQHLSSLPKIFQLVDDPNGNFLHESCDRKYFEKVQWKNFSHVCTAPVESDEDLSIVTGAQLQVRDYGFKNILFLRLRFSTVLGATVVKHPEWDGSPGLARKSGLISTLISHHFTSVSKPPPEPADVNINSAVYPGGPPVPVQAPKLLKFVDTTEMTRGPQETPGYWVVSGARLMVEKGRISLRVKYALLTVIQPDEDIPE encoded by the exons ATGGCACTTAAGCTCTCAGCTCCAGAAGCAGCAAAAGTTGCGATTCAGTCAATTGGGCGTGGATATGATGTATCTGTAGATCTTAGGCTCAAATACTGCAAAGGGGATTCGCAGCTGATTGCAATTGATCAAGATCAAGGTCAAGATGTCGTACTCCCAGGCGGAATTTTGATATCTGATGTGCCAAAATCGATCAAATGTGATAAAGGAGAACGCACCCGGTTTCGCTCCGATGTTCTTACTTTTCAGCAA ATGTCGGAACAATTCAACCAGGAGTTGTCATTGACCGGTAAAATCCCTTGTGGACTCTTCAATGCCATGTTCGAGTTTTCTAGTTGCTGGCAGAAAGATGCGGCCTATACAAAAACTCTTGCTTTTGATGGAGTATTCATCACACTTTATACAGTTGCTTTAGAAAAATCTCAGCTGGTGCTGTGTGATCATGTGAAGAAAGAAGTTCCGTCATCATGGGAACCTGCTGCACTAGCTAG GttcattgaaaaatttggcaccCATGTTATTGTTGGTGTGAAGATGGGTGGGAGGGATGTAGTATACATGAAGCAGCAGCATTCTTCATCGCTTCAACCTGCTGATGTGCAGAAAAGATTGAAGGCTATGGCAGATAAAAGGTTTTTAGATGCAAGTGGAAAATATGGAACGGAGTCTGAAAAAGCATACCACAATGAGAAG TTTGAAGTCCGGGAACAACGACTAAGATTTGCAAATAGTGGGACATCAAGTTCTTACTCACATAAGGAC GATATTGTTAGCATTTGCAAGAGGAGAGGTGGAAATGACAATAAAAACTTCAGTCATAATGAGTGGTTACAAACTGTGCAATTGGAACCTGATGTGATTTCAATGTCATTCATTCCAGTAACATCCCTATTAAATGGAGTCCGTGGAAGTGGATTTTTGATCCATGCCATTAATCTATATTTGAGAT ATAAACCACCTATTGAAGAACTTCATCAATTTTTGGAATTCCAGTTGCCTAGGCAGTGGGCTCCTGTGTTCAGTGACCTTCCTCTTGGTCCACAGAGGAGGCAGCAAAGCACAGCTTCCCTGCAGTTTAGTTTAATGGGTCCCAAGCTCTACGTAAACACTGCTCTG GTTGACGTAGGCAAAAGGCCTGTGACTGGTCTTCGACTGTTTCTTGAGGGTAAAAGGAGCAATCGCTTGGCCATACACTTGCAGCATCTCTCATCTCtacccaaaattttccaactcgTGGATGATCCAAATGGGAATTTCCTCCATGAGTCTTGTGATCGTAAATACTTTGAAAAGGTTCAGTGGAAGAACTTCTCTCATGTATGTACAGCTCCTGTTGAATCTGATGAGGATCTCTCTATTGTAACTGGAGCACAGTTACAAGTCAGGGATTATGGgttcaaaaatattcttttcttaCGACTTCGTTTCTCAACTGTTCTGGGGGCCACTGTCGTAAAACATCCTGAATGGGATGGATCCCCGGGATTGGCACGTAAATCTGGACTTATATCAACTCTGATTAGTCATCATTTTACATCTGTTTCAAAGCCACCTCCAGAGCCAGCTGATGTGAACATAAACTCTGCTGTTTACCCTGGTGGCCCTCCTGTTCCTGTACAGGCGCCTAAACTGCTGAAATTTGTTGACACAACCGAGATGACAAGAGGGCCACAAGAAACTCCTGGGTATTGGGTTGTTTCAGGTGCAAGACTGATGGTTGAGAAGGGTAGGATCTCACTCAGGGTAAAGTACGCCTTACTGACTGTAATACAACCTGATGAAGATATTCCAGAATAA
- the LOC113775758 gene encoding uncharacterized protein LOC113775758 codes for MNRFNSERPEDWNIYSSSDPSPSQTEVNQEGPWKNFGTSMNALSFGFVATAILISMFLIMAIFEHLFKPSESFSSPQGGSSRTLRSTQMQKLQDPQRVSTISYSSDFSVLMPGQQYPTFIAQPAPLPCSREGVCWPPHEHR; via the exons ATGAACAGGTTCAATTCTGAAAGACCAGAAGATTGGAACATCTACTCCAGCTCAGATCCTAGTCCATCTCAAACAGAAGTTAATCAGGAAGGTCCATGGAAAAACTTTGGGACATCAATGAATGCCCTTTCTTTTGGTTTTGTTGCTACCGCTATCTTAATTTCAATGTTTCTCATAATGGCCATCTTCGAGCATCTTTTCAAGCCAAGTGAGTCTTTTTCTTCACCTCAAGGTGGCAGCAGCAGGACCTTGCGATCTACGCAAATGCAGAAACTCCAAGATCCCCAAAGG GTGTCAACAATTTCGTATTCCTCGGATTTCTCCGTCTTAATGCCAGGGCAGCAGTATCCTACATTCATTGCCCAACCAGCTCCTCTTCCTTGTTCAAGGGAAGGGGTGTGCTGGCCTCCCCATGAACATAGATAG